The following are encoded together in the Proteiniphilum saccharofermentans genome:
- a CDS encoding SusC/RagA family TonB-linked outer membrane protein, which yields MGKTWYEKIFLSLVLHLFMTFSLIAQTLKVEGKVTDTNGETLTGVNVVLKGTSIGTITDMNGYYSFETPSGQQQILVFTYIGFKTTEVNIVPNQGKYDVTMEEISTGLDEVIVIAYGVQKKATLSGSVSAISGNEIIKSPAMNVTNSLAGTLPGLVVVGQSGEPGNDASQLYIRGQSSLNNNNPLVVVDGVPNRSLERIDPNTIESITVLKDASAAIYGSQAANGVILVTTKRGKSEKMKVEASYQTGWSQPTRMPKLTNSAEYATLVNEVNYYSNPDGGHFQTYSEEAIRKFADGSDPWGYPDTDWLGAVMKTWSPQQNANISMSGGNDNVQAFVSLSSRYQDGYFKQSASNYTQHDLRANVDGKINKYIKVSVDAGIRMEDAGFLRIGSGTMFNSLLQAAPVFHAFWPNGLPGPPIDDQQSSNPVVHGTKQSGYNDKENYILNVNGKIDIKVPWIEGLSLTAMGAIDRGIYLTKKFDNQYKLYTWDGNTVDEDGTPILEEGLYGGSPLLTQTSSISRRYLTNLLLNYQRQFGNHDINALAGIETIEEDSNWFTAERRNFAGSFPDELNFGDPNSQYASGSTPGKNRWLNYFGRVNYSFMNKYIAEFVWRYQGSSKFHSSNRWGFFPGISTAYRISEESFWQESLKNIIDDAKLRVSWGKTGNDLIAPYQFLSQYAVYFQTFVTGDGKNNPVIRENLTGNPYAQWEEADQWNIGMDLSFLNQRLNFTIDYFNNLRTKILIPQTSSTPYFTGISGILPDINLGEVRNRGFDFSLNWKDNTGNLTYAVTLNGGYARNKVLFFDEAAGALPWQMNTGYPMHSGLYYKAIGIFHTQEEIENYPHMENARPGDIIFEDVDGDEEITGNDKVRIHKSSVPKWTGGLNLYFAYKGFDLSTLFNAQAGAVRYVQARGSASARFNYWKTFYDNRWTEDNIWADYPRTFDRNNEYWMSSENPNTFWLKKTDFIRLKNLELGYTLPHYFTGKLGLENIRLSVGAMNLFTFSPDMKDFDPELSYSGFAGEGYPLQKMLTVGASVKF from the coding sequence ATGGGAAAAACATGGTATGAGAAAATTTTCCTTTCTCTTGTTTTACATTTATTTATGACTTTCTCTCTTATTGCACAGACTTTAAAGGTGGAAGGAAAAGTGACTGACACAAATGGAGAAACTCTTACGGGCGTGAATGTTGTGCTCAAAGGAACCTCAATTGGAACAATCACGGATATGAATGGATATTACAGCTTTGAGACTCCGTCTGGCCAACAACAAATACTGGTCTTTACTTATATCGGGTTCAAGACAACAGAAGTGAATATTGTACCGAACCAGGGTAAGTACGATGTGACGATGGAAGAAATATCGACAGGGCTGGATGAAGTGATCGTCATTGCTTATGGTGTACAGAAAAAAGCAACTCTTTCCGGATCGGTTTCGGCCATAAGTGGCAATGAGATCATTAAATCTCCGGCCATGAACGTGACGAACTCCTTAGCCGGCACCCTCCCGGGACTCGTTGTAGTCGGCCAAAGCGGAGAACCCGGGAACGATGCTTCACAATTATATATACGTGGGCAGAGTAGTTTGAATAACAATAATCCGCTGGTTGTTGTCGATGGCGTTCCGAATCGTTCTTTAGAGCGTATAGACCCCAACACGATTGAGTCTATCACTGTGCTGAAGGATGCCTCAGCGGCTATTTATGGTTCTCAGGCGGCAAATGGAGTTATCCTGGTAACTACCAAACGCGGAAAGAGCGAAAAGATGAAAGTGGAGGCAAGCTATCAGACCGGATGGTCTCAGCCGACACGGATGCCCAAACTGACTAATTCTGCAGAATATGCTACATTAGTCAATGAAGTCAATTACTATTCGAATCCGGATGGGGGACACTTCCAAACCTATAGCGAGGAAGCCATTCGTAAATTTGCAGATGGAAGTGACCCGTGGGGATATCCCGATACCGATTGGTTAGGGGCTGTAATGAAAACATGGTCCCCCCAACAGAATGCAAATATAAGCATGTCAGGCGGTAATGATAATGTGCAGGCTTTTGTTTCGCTCTCTAGCCGTTATCAGGATGGGTATTTCAAACAAAGCGCCAGCAATTATACACAACATGATCTGCGCGCTAATGTGGATGGAAAAATAAACAAATATATAAAGGTATCAGTGGATGCCGGTATACGTATGGAAGATGCCGGTTTTTTAAGAATCGGATCCGGCACTATGTTTAACAGTCTGCTGCAGGCAGCTCCTGTGTTTCATGCATTCTGGCCCAATGGCTTACCGGGCCCTCCCATTGATGATCAGCAATCGAGTAATCCGGTTGTGCATGGGACAAAACAATCAGGATATAATGACAAAGAGAACTATATATTGAATGTCAATGGCAAGATAGACATCAAAGTACCCTGGATTGAAGGGCTGTCATTGACTGCCATGGGTGCAATTGACCGTGGAATTTATCTGACAAAAAAGTTTGATAATCAGTATAAACTATATACCTGGGATGGTAATACAGTTGATGAAGATGGTACACCCATACTGGAAGAGGGTCTTTATGGTGGATCTCCTCTATTGACACAAACATCCAGCATAAGCAGAAGGTATTTGACAAACCTCCTGCTGAATTATCAACGCCAGTTCGGAAACCATGATATAAATGCCCTGGCAGGGATAGAAACCATTGAAGAAGATTCAAACTGGTTCACAGCCGAGAGACGGAATTTTGCCGGAAGTTTCCCGGATGAGCTTAATTTTGGAGATCCGAATTCCCAATATGCAAGTGGCTCCACTCCCGGTAAGAACCGGTGGTTAAACTATTTCGGGCGTGTGAATTATTCTTTTATGAATAAATATATTGCTGAATTCGTGTGGCGGTATCAAGGGTCCAGTAAATTCCATTCTTCAAACCGTTGGGGATTTTTCCCCGGTATCTCAACGGCTTATCGTATTTCTGAAGAAAGCTTCTGGCAAGAGTCTTTAAAGAATATAATAGATGATGCAAAATTACGGGTTTCGTGGGGAAAAACAGGGAACGACCTGATTGCACCGTATCAATTCCTTTCCCAGTATGCAGTATATTTTCAAACATTTGTAACAGGGGACGGAAAAAATAACCCGGTCATTCGTGAAAACCTGACCGGTAACCCATACGCTCAATGGGAAGAAGCAGACCAATGGAATATAGGAATGGATTTATCTTTCCTGAATCAAAGATTAAATTTCACGATAGATTACTTTAATAATCTTCGTACCAAAATCCTTATACCTCAGACCTCTTCAACTCCCTATTTTACAGGGATATCAGGGATACTCCCGGATATAAACCTGGGAGAAGTCCGCAACCGGGGATTCGATTTTTCGTTGAACTGGAAAGATAATACGGGCAACCTTACTTACGCTGTTACACTCAATGGAGGATACGCCAGGAATAAGGTTTTATTCTTTGACGAAGCAGCCGGCGCTCTCCCCTGGCAAATGAATACAGGCTATCCGATGCACTCAGGATTGTATTATAAAGCCATCGGGATTTTTCATACACAGGAAGAGATCGAGAACTATCCCCATATGGAAAATGCACGTCCCGGAGATATCATCTTTGAAGATGTAGACGGAGATGAAGAAATCACAGGAAACGATAAGGTTCGTATCCATAAAAGCAGTGTACCTAAATGGACAGGCGGTTTAAACCTCTATTTTGCATATAAAGGATTTGACTTGTCTACGCTGTTCAATGCGCAGGCCGGCGCCGTACGGTATGTACAAGCGCGAGGAAGTGCCTCTGCCAGATTCAATTACTGGAAAACATTCTACGATAATCGTTGGACGGAAGATAATATATGGGCAGACTATCCCCGAACTTTTGACCGCAATAATGAATATTGGATGAGTTCGGAAAATCCGAATACATTCTGGCTTAAAAAAACCGATTTTATCCGTTTAAAGAACCTGGAATTAGGATATACATTACCCCATTATTTTACAGGAAAATTAGGTTTGGAAAACATACGTCTTAGCGTAGGCGCTATGAATCTTTTTACATTCTCACCGGACATGAAGGATTTCGATCCGGAACTGAGTTATTCCGGATTTGCCGGAGAAGGCTATCCATTACAAAAAATGCTTACCGTGGGCGCTTCTGTCAAATTTTAA
- a CDS encoding rhamnogalacturonidase has translation MKRVYLSLFCIMLSLPFLGNNVFPDGTPIPDWFNQNEIIDINTLGKHYRITDYGVVNDSTLLQTEAIQSVIDQAHQNGGGVVLIPKGVFLSGALFFKPKTHLYLDQDAVLKGSDDISDFPILPTRIEGQSINYFAALVNADGLDGFTISGKGTIDGNGLRYWKSFWLRRQVNPQCTNIEELRPRLVYISNCKNVQLSGVRLTNSPFWTTHLYKCEKVKLLDLYIFSPEKPVKAPSTDAVDIDACTYIHIKDCYMSVNDDAVALKGGKGPLADKDETNGGNRNIIIEDCTFGFCHSALTCGSESIHNRNIIFRRCKINRAQRLLWLKMRPDTPQNYEYILVEDITGNASRFLYIKPWAQFFDLQGQKEMPLSYGSNITMRNITLNCDIFFDVSKSDQYILSDFTFENLNIQTKTPDIYTDHITNFTVKNVRINSKEYKFTYLSPS, from the coding sequence ATGAAACGAGTATATCTATCATTATTTTGCATTATGCTGAGTTTGCCGTTTTTGGGAAATAACGTATTCCCCGACGGTACACCCATTCCGGATTGGTTCAACCAAAATGAAATTATTGATATCAATACTTTGGGAAAGCATTACCGGATTACAGATTATGGTGTGGTGAATGACAGTACACTATTACAGACGGAAGCAATCCAGTCGGTTATTGATCAGGCCCATCAAAACGGCGGGGGAGTAGTACTCATTCCCAAAGGTGTTTTTTTGAGCGGTGCGCTCTTTTTCAAACCGAAAACTCATTTGTATTTAGACCAAGATGCAGTATTAAAAGGAAGTGATGATATCAGTGATTTCCCCATCCTACCCACCCGGATCGAAGGACAAAGTATTAACTACTTTGCTGCACTGGTCAACGCCGACGGATTAGACGGCTTTACCATCTCCGGTAAAGGAACGATTGACGGGAACGGATTACGTTACTGGAAATCGTTTTGGCTCCGAAGACAAGTTAATCCCCAATGTACGAATATAGAAGAACTTAGACCCCGTCTTGTATATATATCCAATTGCAAAAACGTGCAGCTTTCGGGAGTGAGGCTGACCAACTCTCCTTTCTGGACAACCCATCTGTATAAATGCGAAAAAGTGAAGTTACTGGATTTATACATATTTTCCCCCGAAAAACCGGTCAAGGCGCCAAGCACCGATGCGGTGGATATCGATGCCTGCACTTATATTCATATTAAAGATTGCTATATGTCGGTAAATGATGATGCGGTCGCTTTGAAAGGTGGAAAAGGACCGTTGGCCGACAAAGATGAAACGAACGGAGGAAACCGGAATATCATTATTGAAGACTGTACGTTTGGGTTCTGCCATAGTGCGCTCACATGCGGAAGCGAGTCGATACACAATCGCAACATCATCTTCCGCCGTTGCAAAATCAATCGGGCTCAACGCCTTCTCTGGTTGAAAATGCGCCCCGACACTCCTCAAAACTATGAATATATCCTGGTTGAAGATATTACGGGAAACGCATCCCGTTTCTTATATATCAAACCCTGGGCTCAGTTTTTTGATCTGCAGGGACAAAAAGAAATGCCACTTTCTTACGGTAGTAATATAACCATGCGCAATATCACGCTGAATTGCGACATATTTTTCGACGTAAGCAAATCAGACCAGTATATCCTGTCTGATTTTACGTTCGAGAATCTGAATATCCAGACAAAAACACCGGATATTTACACAGATCACATTACAAATTTTACAGTAAAGAATGTACGAATAAACAGTAAAGAATACAAATTTACCTATCTGTCGCCATCATAA